A genomic segment from bacterium encodes:
- a CDS encoding ribonuclease H-like YkuK family protein — translation MIDNKFHSPSKGVMLVADVIRDVYDYLRESAKHKYQVIVGTDSQVYIDRTDFVTAIVVRRVGAGGRYFWARQEHKNFKTLRERIYTETLKSLSVAEVVYKNLFESLKKENLLDNFNFEIHVDVGENGATREMIKEVVGMVRGNGYEVKTKPMSYGAFVVADRHT, via the coding sequence ATGATTGATAACAAATTTCACAGCCCATCCAAGGGCGTAATGCTGGTAGCCGATGTGATTCGCGATGTTTACGATTATCTTCGCGAAAGCGCTAAGCATAAATATCAAGTTATAGTGGGTACAGATTCTCAAGTCTATATAGATCGCACGGATTTTGTGACGGCCATTGTGGTACGGCGGGTGGGCGCGGGTGGGCGATATTTTTGGGCGCGCCAAGAACACAAAAATTTTAAAACCTTGCGTGAGAGAATTTATACTGAAACTTTAAAATCTTTAAGCGTGGCCGAGGTGGTTTATAAAAACCTTTTTGAATCTTTAAAAAAAGAAAACTTGCTAGATAATTTTAATTTCGAAATCCACGTAGATGTGGGTGAAAACGGCGCTACGCGCGAAATGATAAAAGAGGTGGTAGGTATGGTTAGGGGCAATGGCTACGAAGTAAAAACCAAGCCGATGTCTTACGGAGCTTTTGTGGTGGCGGATCGTCATACATAG
- the rnhB gene encoding ribonuclease HII, producing the protein MHDLVLGIDEAGKGCVIGPLFLGGFLISEEDHLIDKLNDLGVTDSKLLVAKKREEIAKEIKKIAHGYKVIKISPADIDKYSINDLEIKFSAKLINHFLPHRVYLDAPVSGTGIKNYCKNISSLCLNQDHKIIGANKMDSSNIAVAAASILAKSEREKYVKILKKTYGDFGSGYPSDPVTIKWLKDWQKSHAEWPNIVRKKWATLENI; encoded by the coding sequence ATGCACGATTTAGTTTTAGGCATAGACGAAGCTGGTAAGGGTTGTGTTATTGGTCCGCTTTTTTTGGGCGGTTTTTTAATTTCCGAAGAAGATCATTTAATAGATAAATTAAACGATCTTGGCGTTACAGACTCAAAATTACTGGTGGCTAAAAAAAGGGAAGAGATAGCAAAAGAAATTAAAAAAATAGCCCACGGTTATAAAGTTATTAAAATTAGCCCAGCCGATATAGATAAATATTCCATAAATGACTTAGAAATTAAATTTTCGGCTAAACTCATAAATCATTTTTTGCCCCACAGGGTTTATCTGGACGCGCCTGTGTCTGGAACTGGTATTAAAAACTATTGCAAAAATATTAGCTCGCTCTGTTTGAATCAAGATCATAAAATAATCGGCGCTAATAAAATGGATAGCTCTAATATTGCCGTAGCGGCGGCTTCTATTTTGGCTAAGTCGGAACGTGAAAAATATGTTAAAATTTTAAAAAAGACGTATGGTGATTTTGGTTCGGGCTATCCTTCGGATCCTGTAACAATAAAATGGCTTAAGGATTGGCAGAAATCACATGCGGAGTGGCCGAATATAGTGAGGAAGAAGTGGGCAACTTTAGAAAATATCTAA
- a CDS encoding MBL fold metallo-hydrolase yields MKLYFYGGAGVVTGANYLLECGDTRVLIDCGLQQGGRMAEKENYEKFAYDPSTIDAVFITHAHLDHVGRIPKLYKEGFRGKIFATHATLDLARVNLDDSLHLLKREAEETGLEPLFDENDLIEIWKLTHGRSYGEEVKVNKNIKAFFRDAGHILGSSIIEFYLNESNPSTTLGTSRKTKIVFSGDLGNSPTPLLKNTEIITEADYVLVESAYGDRTHEDRSRRKEKLKAIIESVVKNGGTLMIPAFALERTQELLFELNDLVESGRIKRMPIFIDSPLAIKATAIYQKYPDYFNKEAGYLIKSGDDLFNFPGLQFSLTTESSKAINEVLPPKIVIAGSGMSEGGRILHHERRYLPDPKSTLLIIGYQTQNTLGRRLLDGAQEVKMFGEVIPVRAEVKAIGGYSAHADQIGLLKWVSAIKGVKKVFVVQGEEGPASVLAGKIKNDLGVEAMVPQVGQIHDLT; encoded by the coding sequence ATGAAATTATATTTCTACGGCGGGGCCGGTGTGGTTACTGGCGCAAATTATTTATTGGAATGTGGCGACACCAGAGTTTTAATTGACTGCGGTTTACAGCAAGGCGGCCGAATGGCTGAAAAAGAAAACTACGAAAAATTTGCTTACGATCCTTCAACCATAGATGCTGTTTTTATAACCCACGCGCATTTAGATCATGTGGGGCGCATACCCAAACTTTACAAAGAAGGTTTTAGGGGGAAAATTTTTGCTACGCATGCCACCTTGGATTTGGCCCGCGTTAACTTGGACGATTCCCTGCATTTGTTAAAAAGAGAAGCCGAAGAAACTGGTTTAGAACCATTATTTGACGAAAATGATCTTATAGAAATTTGGAAATTAACGCATGGGCGTTCTTACGGCGAAGAGGTTAAGGTAAATAAAAATATTAAAGCTTTTTTTAGAGACGCCGGCCACATTTTAGGCTCATCTATAATAGAATTTTATCTAAATGAAAGTAATCCCTCGACTACGCTCGGGACGTCCCGAAAAACTAAAATTGTTTTTTCGGGCGACTTAGGCAATTCGCCCACCCCGCTTTTAAAAAACACAGAAATTATAACCGAAGCCGATTATGTTTTAGTGGAATCGGCCTATGGCGATAGAACTCATGAAGATCGTTCGCGCAGAAAAGAAAAATTAAAAGCTATAATTGAATCTGTAGTAAAAAATGGCGGCACGTTAATGATTCCAGCCTTTGCTTTAGAAAGAACGCAGGAATTGCTTTTTGAATTAAATGATCTAGTGGAATCCGGCCGAATAAAAAGAATGCCGATTTTTATAGACAGCCCCTTAGCTATAAAAGCCACGGCCATATATCAAAAATATCCGGATTATTTTAATAAAGAGGCTGGTTATTTAATAAAGTCGGGCGATGATCTTTTTAATTTCCCGGGCTTACAGTTTTCTTTAACCACAGAGTCTTCTAAAGCCATAAACGAAGTTTTGCCGCCAAAAATTGTAATAGCGGGTTCGGGTATGTCGGAAGGCGGGCGAATATTGCATCACGAACGCCGATATTTACCCGATCCCAAATCCACACTTTTGATAATCGGTTATCAAACTCAAAATACCTTGGGTCGGCGCCTTTTGGATGGTGCGCAAGAAGTAAAAATGTTTGGCGAGGTTATTCCAGTGCGCGCCGAAGTTAAAGCTATCGGCGGTTACTCGGCCCACGCCGACCAAATTGGTCTTTTAAAATGGGTAAGTGCTATTAAAGGTGTTAAAAAAGTTTTTGTGGTCCAAGGCGAAGAAGGCCCGGCTTCAGTGCTAGCTGGTAAAATCAAAAACGATCTAGGGGTGGAAGCAATGGTTCCTCAAGTAGGTCAGATTCATGATTTGACATAA